A stretch of Syntrophaceae bacterium DNA encodes these proteins:
- a CDS encoding ABC transporter substrate-binding protein, with amino-acid sequence MKRTAVWLMAVLFVVALCGAAAAADTLADAKKKGVFVCGVKDSTPGFGYIDEKSRDIVGYDVDFCRAIAKKMGVKLELKSVTSASRIPQLIAGNIDMIAATMTKTADRAKQIDFSYTYFFTGQKFITRKGEVKKLQDLAGKRIGTAKGSTSEQNAKKALPTATILSFDDYPQAFLALQQGKVAAVTTDESILANILAKAPDKTKYEIPDIQISDEPYGLGMRKGDKNLVDFVNKTIVEMEKKGEAKKIFDKWFGPKGMAFHMARTFKITTKKEPWEQ; translated from the coding sequence ATGAAAAGGACGGCGGTATGGTTGATGGCGGTGCTTTTCGTCGTGGCCCTCTGCGGCGCGGCTGCAGCCGCGGACACGCTGGCGGACGCGAAGAAGAAGGGCGTCTTCGTCTGCGGCGTGAAGGATTCGACGCCCGGGTTCGGTTACATCGACGAGAAAAGCAGGGATATCGTCGGCTATGACGTCGATTTCTGCCGGGCCATTGCGAAGAAGATGGGAGTCAAGCTGGAGCTGAAGTCCGTAACGTCGGCCTCGCGGATTCCCCAGCTCATCGCCGGCAACATCGACATGATCGCCGCCACGATGACGAAAACGGCCGACCGGGCCAAGCAGATCGACTTCAGCTATACCTACTTCTTTACCGGCCAGAAATTCATCACCCGGAAAGGGGAGGTGAAAAAACTGCAGGATCTGGCGGGCAAGAGAATCGGCACCGCCAAGGGCTCGACCTCGGAGCAGAACGCCAAGAAGGCCCTGCCGACGGCGACCATCCTGTCCTTTGACGATTATCCCCAGGCGTTCCTGGCCCTCCAGCAGGGAAAGGTCGCGGCGGTGACCACCGACGAGTCGATCCTGGCCAACATCCTGGCCAAGGCCCCGGACAAGACCAAATACGAGATCCCCGACATCCAGATCTCCGATGAGCCTTACGGCCTCGGAATGCGGAAGGGTGACAAGAACCTGGTCGACTTTGTGAACAAGACGATCGTGGAGATGGAGAAAAAGGGCGAGGCGAAAAAGATCTTCGACAAGTGGTTCGGACCCAAGGGGATGGCCTTCCACATGGCTCGCACCTTCAAGATCACGACAAAGAAAGAGCCCTGGGAGCAGTAA
- the gcvH gene encoding glycine cleavage system protein GcvH — MAKPNPTDRRYSREHEWALAGPDGTVTVGITDYAQEMLTDIVFVELPQTGRSVRQSEPFAVVESVKSVSDIYAPVSGEVVAVNAELETQPELINQDAFGDGWIARIKMDNPSELDGLMDAEAYSEMILQESH, encoded by the coding sequence ATGGCCAAACCGAATCCGACGGACCGAAGGTACTCCCGGGAACACGAATGGGCCCTCGCCGGGCCCGACGGGACGGTCACGGTGGGAATCACCGATTACGCCCAGGAAATGCTGACGGACATCGTCTTCGTGGAGCTTCCGCAGACAGGAAGGAGCGTCCGCCAGTCGGAACCCTTCGCCGTGGTCGAGTCCGTGAAGTCCGTTTCCGACATCTACGCCCCGGTGAGCGGCGAGGTCGTCGCCGTCAACGCAGAGCTGGAGACCCAGCCGGAGCTGATCAATCAGGATGCCTTCGGCGACGGCTGGATCGCCCGGATCAAAATGGACAACCCGTCGGAACTGGACGGGCTGATGGACGCGGAAGCGTATAGTGAGATGATCCTCCAGGAATCCCATTAG
- a CDS encoding amino acid ABC transporter ATP-binding protein: protein MIRFEAVHKWFKDLHVLNDINLHVKQGEVVVVCGPSGSGKSTLIRTINKLEPIQKGRLVVDGQDLSDRKTDINRLRAEIGFVFQQFNLYPHLTAIKNITLAPTKIRRLPKKQAEEEAMALLERVGLADRRDSYPSQLSGGQQQRIAIARGLAMKPKIMCFDEPTSALDPEMIGEVLQVMQGLAHTGMTLMVVTHEMGFAREVADRVIFMDFGVVLEEATPEEFFRNPRHERAQLFLKEILSPMH, encoded by the coding sequence ATGATCCGGTTCGAAGCCGTCCACAAGTGGTTCAAGGATCTGCATGTTCTCAATGACATCAATCTTCATGTAAAACAGGGCGAGGTCGTGGTTGTCTGCGGTCCCTCGGGATCGGGGAAATCGACCCTCATCCGCACGATCAACAAGCTGGAGCCCATCCAGAAAGGCAGGCTTGTCGTCGACGGTCAGGACCTGTCGGACCGGAAGACGGACATCAACCGCCTCCGGGCCGAAATCGGCTTTGTCTTTCAGCAGTTCAATCTTTATCCCCACCTGACTGCTATCAAGAACATTACCCTGGCCCCCACCAAGATCCGCCGGCTCCCGAAGAAGCAGGCTGAAGAGGAGGCCATGGCGCTTCTGGAGCGCGTGGGACTGGCGGACCGCCGGGATTCCTACCCCTCCCAGCTCTCAGGGGGGCAGCAGCAGCGGATAGCCATCGCCCGGGGGCTGGCCATGAAACCCAAGATCATGTGTTTCGACGAGCCGACCTCGGCCCTGGACCCGGAAATGATCGGCGAGGTTCTCCAGGTCATGCAGGGGCTCGCCCATACCGGAATGACCCTGATGGTGGTCACCCACGAGATGGGATTTGCCCGGGAAGTGGCGGACCGCGTTATCTTCATGGATTTCGGGGTCGTTCTCGAGGAGGCAACCCCGGAGGAGTTCTTCCGGAATCCCAGGCATGAAAGGGCCCAGCTCTTCCTGAAAGAGATCCTGTCGCCCATGCACTAA
- the gcvT gene encoding glycine cleavage system aminomethyltransferase GcvT, whose protein sequence is MNKTPLFGRHEALGARIIDFGGWAMPVQYSNVIEEHHATRERVTLFDTCHMGEIDVSGPEALPFLQKALTRDLAALETGQMRLSLLVNEKGGILDDLTVYHFGGDRYRLVTNASTREKDYRWLLGIREQAGFRQVDIIDRSDVVGKIDIQGPRAEGILQGLVPVLLKSLTYYTFLETSVGSVPAVLSRSGYTGEDGFEVYMASGEAGLVWDLLLEAGRAQGIRPAGLGARDTLRLEAGMMLYGNEMCENVTPYEVVYGWLVNLEKDFIGRDALARQKREGIRRKLVGFQMEDRGIARHGYPVCRDGAVIGEVTSGTFAPTLQRPVGLAFVAPDCREPGTSITIRIRQSEARATVVPLPFYRKEKKNEFYNTFI, encoded by the coding sequence ATGAACAAGACTCCTCTCTTTGGCCGCCATGAAGCCCTGGGCGCCCGAATCATCGATTTCGGAGGCTGGGCCATGCCCGTCCAGTACTCCAACGTCATCGAGGAGCACCACGCCACCCGGGAGCGGGTCACCCTGTTCGACACCTGCCACATGGGGGAAATCGACGTATCGGGGCCCGAGGCCCTGCCGTTCCTCCAGAAGGCCCTGACCCGAGACCTGGCGGCCCTCGAGACCGGGCAGATGAGGCTCAGCCTGCTGGTGAACGAAAAGGGCGGAATCCTGGACGACCTGACGGTATACCACTTCGGCGGCGATCGATATCGGCTGGTGACCAACGCCTCCACCAGGGAAAAGGATTACCGGTGGCTCCTCGGCATCCGGGAGCAGGCGGGGTTCCGCCAGGTGGACATCATCGACCGGTCGGACGTCGTCGGCAAGATCGACATCCAGGGTCCCCGGGCGGAGGGGATTCTCCAGGGCCTGGTCCCGGTTCTTCTCAAGTCCCTGACGTATTACACCTTCCTGGAAACGTCGGTCGGATCCGTCCCGGCGGTTCTCTCCCGCAGCGGATATACCGGTGAAGACGGCTTCGAGGTCTATATGGCATCCGGGGAGGCGGGCCTCGTCTGGGACCTGCTCCTCGAGGCCGGCCGGGCCCAGGGAATCCGGCCCGCCGGGCTCGGCGCCCGGGACACGCTCCGCCTGGAAGCGGGGATGATGCTCTACGGGAACGAGATGTGCGAGAACGTTACCCCTTACGAAGTCGTTTACGGCTGGCTTGTGAACCTCGAGAAGGACTTCATCGGCCGCGACGCCCTGGCCCGGCAGAAGCGGGAAGGAATCCGCCGCAAGCTGGTGGGCTTTCAGATGGAAGACCGGGGCATCGCCCGACACGGCTACCCCGTATGCCGGGACGGAGCGGTCATCGGCGAGGTTACCTCCGGAACCTTCGCACCGACCCTGCAGAGACCCGTAGGGCTGGCCTTTGTAGCACCCGACTGCCGCGAGCCGGGCACCTCCATTACCATCCGGATCCGGCAGAGCGAGGCCCGGGCGACGGTCGTCCCGCTTCCCTTCTACCGAAAAGAAAAGAAAAACGAGTTCTACAATACCTTCATATAA